A portion of the Micromonospora vinacea genome contains these proteins:
- a CDS encoding alpha/beta fold hydrolase yields MTERLGIAGNTIAYEVTGQGPLVVLAHGMGDSRHSYRFVAPALASAGYRVANVDIRGCGDSSLGWDGYSRTDIAGDLVAVVRHLGGPAVIIGQSISGGAATIAAATAPDLITGVIELAPFTRAQSFDLGGLVRVKRFRAGFIQLAQVLLRGSLANWKKYLDVAYPTKPADWHGELARIEATMSEPGRMKVLQAMAKTSPADAGRQLPNVTCPVLVIQGSADPDWVDPRAEGERIIADLPRGLGELAVIEGAGHYPHAQTPDQVLALALPFLARTLPNA; encoded by the coding sequence ATGACCGAACGTCTCGGCATTGCCGGCAACACCATCGCCTACGAGGTGACCGGGCAGGGCCCGCTGGTCGTCCTGGCGCACGGCATGGGCGACAGCCGGCACTCCTACCGGTTCGTCGCTCCGGCCCTGGCCTCGGCCGGATACCGGGTCGCCAACGTCGACATCCGTGGCTGCGGCGACTCCAGCCTCGGCTGGGACGGCTACAGCCGCACCGACATCGCGGGTGATCTCGTCGCCGTGGTGCGTCACCTCGGCGGTCCGGCCGTGATCATCGGTCAGTCGATCAGCGGCGGTGCCGCGACCATCGCGGCCGCCACCGCACCCGACCTGATCACCGGCGTCATCGAGCTGGCGCCCTTCACCCGCGCACAGTCCTTCGACCTGGGTGGGCTGGTGCGGGTGAAGCGCTTCCGGGCCGGCTTCATCCAACTGGCGCAGGTCCTCCTGCGCGGGAGCCTGGCGAACTGGAAGAAGTACCTCGATGTTGCGTACCCCACCAAGCCCGCCGACTGGCACGGCGAGCTGGCGCGCATCGAGGCCACGATGAGTGAACCCGGCCGGATGAAGGTCCTCCAGGCCATGGCCAAGACCAGCCCGGCCGACGCCGGTCGGCAACTGCCCAACGTCACCTGCCCGGTCCTGGTGATCCAGGGCAGCGCCGACCCCGACTGGGTCGACCCGCGAGCCGAGGGCGAGCGCATCATCGCCGACCTGCCGCGAGGGCTCGGCGAGCTGGCAGTCATCGAGGGCGCGGGCCACTACCCGCACGCCCAGACGCCCGACCAGGTCCTCGCCCTCGCCCTGCCCTTCCTCGCCCGAACGCTGCCCAATGCCTAA
- a CDS encoding class I SAM-dependent DNA methyltransferase has product METDTVRQAYTSVAELYIELFGTKQQVDADDLALIRRHLDSRSGRVLDLGCGPGHLTGYLRELGVDAMGIDLVPEFIAHARATHPGVEFHLGSMERLDIAEDSIDGILAWYSLIHLPPPELDDVLREFRRVLVPAGRFVLGVFAAEEVGAFDHKVLTAYRWPPDEISERLARAGFREVERVQRPGTDEHRPLAAIAAIAV; this is encoded by the coding sequence ATGGAAACGGACACGGTACGGCAGGCTTACACGTCCGTCGCGGAGCTCTACATCGAGCTGTTCGGCACGAAACAGCAGGTGGACGCCGACGACCTCGCCCTCATCAGACGACACCTGGACAGCCGGTCCGGCCGGGTGCTCGATCTGGGGTGCGGGCCTGGCCACCTCACCGGCTACCTTCGCGAGCTGGGCGTCGACGCGATGGGGATCGACCTGGTCCCCGAGTTCATCGCCCATGCGCGGGCGACCCACCCGGGCGTCGAGTTCCACCTCGGCTCGATGGAACGCCTCGACATCGCCGAGGACTCCATCGACGGCATCCTGGCCTGGTACTCGTTGATCCATCTTCCGCCGCCGGAGCTCGACGACGTGCTCAGGGAGTTCCGGCGGGTGCTGGTCCCGGCCGGACGCTTCGTCCTGGGCGTCTTCGCCGCCGAGGAGGTCGGCGCCTTCGACCACAAGGTCCTGACCGCCTACCGCTGGCCGCCCGACGAGATCTCCGAGCGTCTCGCCCGAGCCGGTTTCCGGGAGGTCGAACGCGTCCAGCGGCCCGGCACCGACGAGCATCGGCCGCTTGCCGCCATCGCGGCGATCGCGGTGTGA
- the wrbA gene encoding NAD(P)H:quinone oxidoreductase, producing the protein MPPMTKLSVIYYSSTGTLHAMAKRLAEAGEKAGAEVRLRQVPELAPAEAIASNAAWSQHFDATKNEPKATADDVVWADAVLFGTPTRYGNVASQLKQFIDTLGPQWAQGLLADKVYAGFTASMTAHGGQESTLLALYNTVHHFGGLVVAPGYTDPLKFADGNPYGVSHVTGGSNDAPLGDAQFAALDHMAERVVKIAGKLSA; encoded by the coding sequence ATGCCTCCGATGACCAAGCTCTCCGTCATCTACTACTCGTCCACCGGCACTCTCCACGCCATGGCCAAGCGCCTGGCCGAGGCCGGCGAGAAGGCTGGCGCCGAGGTGCGGCTGCGTCAGGTTCCGGAGCTCGCCCCGGCAGAGGCCATCGCCTCCAACGCCGCCTGGAGCCAGCACTTCGACGCCACGAAGAACGAGCCGAAGGCGACCGCCGACGACGTCGTCTGGGCGGACGCGGTGCTGTTCGGCACGCCCACCCGTTACGGCAACGTCGCCAGCCAGCTCAAGCAGTTCATCGACACCCTCGGCCCGCAGTGGGCGCAGGGGCTGCTCGCCGACAAGGTGTACGCCGGCTTCACCGCGTCGATGACCGCGCACGGCGGCCAGGAGTCGACCCTTCTCGCGCTCTACAACACCGTCCACCACTTCGGCGGCCTGGTCGTCGCCCCGGGTTACACCGACCCGCTGAAGTTCGCCGACGGCAACCCGTACGGCGTCTCGCACGTCACCGGCGGCAGCAACGACGCCCCGCTGGGCGACGCGCAGTTCGCTGCCCTCGACCACATGGCCGAGCGGGTCGTCAAGATTGCCGGGAAGCTCAGCGCCTGA
- a CDS encoding AfsR/SARP family transcriptional regulator, whose translation MDPAGAPPAARYHLLGPVEVRSADGERLALGTPMQVRLLAVLMSQPGTGWSIDQLVDELWQGRPPKTAAGNVKTYVWALRRALRSPGSPDAAILAGPTGYRLALDGLTMDSVAFDDLAQRGYSALRHCHWSAAQESFEAALALWRGEPFAGLPGWGVLLSVRARLQEQRSSLVEEVVDLQLRAGRHQELIEPLRSQVDADPLRERPWGQLMVALARAGRRADALATYRQLRQLLADEVGVEPGPDLQLLHTRVLRAERELLTSEARSPERCPPRVVPRQLPAPPTLFTGRAGELARLTTLLLGDPGSAGTVVITGTGGVGKSWLALRWAHDNLHHFPDGQLHVDLDGFGTAPQAASPSAVVVRSLLPALGVKPLEIPAESAAQFALYRSLTADRRLLVLLDNARDAEQVRPLLPGSTGCGVLVTSRHTLPGLVAAEGAHPLALDLPSDGEARQLLVRRLGAQRAASQPAAVDELISRTARLPLALAIVAARAAARPTFPLQAIADDLAATRGGLAALATDDAATDVRTVLSWSYRLLSADAARLFRQISLHPAADVGAAAAASLAGAPPHLIRPALDELTRANLLAEESPNRFRCHDLLRAYGEELTYALDRPADHRAVRRRVLDHYLRVARDAARLVDTGWQPLDPPPLPADTAPPAFADHRAALAWFTIEQRVLLAAVDDAVAHRFDAHAGHLAQALTPLLSRLSQWHDLAAVQANAITVAQRLGDPRAEALAHRDLALAHIQYRRFGAAHHHLQRAMARYDQAADRPGQASAHLHLAWLSDIEGDARAALPHARQALALASSIDDRLGEAAALNALGWSHARLDEHDRAISYCEQALALYEKAEDRLGAAHTWDSLGFAYQGLGKHPTAADCYRRALALYSDVQDPCGRADTLVRLGDTHQAVGDHDTSVDLWRQALAILDRVGHPQATALSERLEAYR comes from the coding sequence ATGGACCCCGCTGGGGCGCCACCGGCGGCGCGGTACCACCTGCTCGGGCCAGTCGAGGTGCGGTCGGCCGACGGGGAACGGCTGGCCCTCGGCACGCCGATGCAGGTGCGCCTCCTGGCCGTCCTGATGTCGCAGCCGGGCACCGGGTGGTCCATCGACCAACTCGTCGACGAGCTGTGGCAGGGGCGCCCACCGAAGACGGCAGCCGGCAACGTGAAGACCTATGTCTGGGCGTTGCGCCGGGCGTTGCGGTCCCCGGGCTCCCCCGACGCCGCCATCCTCGCCGGGCCCACCGGCTACCGCCTCGCCCTCGACGGGCTGACGATGGACAGTGTGGCCTTCGACGACCTGGCCCAGCGCGGATATTCCGCGCTGCGGCACTGTCACTGGTCAGCCGCCCAGGAGTCGTTCGAGGCCGCGTTGGCACTCTGGCGTGGGGAGCCGTTCGCGGGCCTTCCCGGCTGGGGGGTGCTGCTCTCCGTCCGAGCGCGGCTCCAGGAGCAGCGGTCGAGCCTGGTGGAAGAGGTGGTGGACCTGCAGCTGCGCGCCGGACGGCACCAGGAGCTGATCGAACCGCTGCGGAGCCAGGTCGACGCCGATCCGCTGCGGGAGCGCCCCTGGGGGCAACTGATGGTGGCCCTGGCGCGGGCGGGCCGACGCGCCGACGCGCTGGCCACCTACCGGCAGCTACGCCAACTCCTCGCCGACGAGGTGGGAGTCGAGCCCGGTCCCGATCTCCAACTCCTGCACACCCGCGTCCTGCGGGCCGAGCGGGAGCTGTTGACATCCGAGGCGCGGTCACCGGAACGATGCCCCCCGCGGGTCGTCCCCCGGCAGCTGCCGGCCCCACCGACCCTGTTCACCGGCCGGGCCGGGGAGCTGGCCCGGCTCACCACGCTGCTACTCGGCGACCCCGGCTCGGCCGGCACCGTCGTCATCACCGGTACGGGCGGCGTCGGAAAGAGTTGGCTGGCGCTGCGCTGGGCGCACGACAACCTGCACCACTTCCCCGACGGCCAGCTTCACGTCGACCTGGACGGATTCGGCACCGCGCCGCAGGCGGCGTCACCCTCGGCCGTCGTCGTCCGATCGCTCCTGCCCGCCCTGGGTGTGAAGCCTCTGGAGATCCCCGCCGAGTCGGCGGCCCAGTTCGCCCTGTACCGCAGCCTGACCGCGGACCGGCGGTTACTCGTGCTGCTCGACAACGCCCGCGACGCGGAACAGGTACGGCCGCTGCTTCCGGGGTCGACAGGCTGCGGTGTGCTCGTGACGAGTCGCCACACCCTGCCCGGCCTGGTCGCCGCCGAGGGCGCCCATCCCCTCGCGCTGGACCTGCCCAGCGATGGCGAAGCGCGCCAGCTGCTCGTACGCCGGCTGGGTGCGCAGCGAGCCGCCTCCCAGCCGGCAGCTGTGGACGAGCTGATCAGCCGTACCGCGCGGTTGCCCCTGGCCCTGGCCATCGTGGCCGCGCGAGCCGCCGCCCGGCCCACGTTCCCGCTCCAGGCCATCGCCGACGATCTGGCGGCGACTCGGGGCGGGCTCGCCGCCCTCGCCACCGACGATGCCGCCACCGACGTGCGGACGGTGCTGTCCTGGTCGTACCGACTGCTCAGCGCGGACGCGGCCCGGCTGTTCCGGCAGATCAGCCTGCACCCCGCCGCCGACGTCGGCGCGGCGGCGGCAGCCAGCCTCGCCGGGGCGCCGCCGCACCTGATCCGGCCGGCGCTGGACGAGTTGACCCGGGCGAACCTGCTGGCCGAGGAGTCCCCCAACCGGTTCCGTTGTCACGATCTCCTCCGGGCGTACGGGGAGGAACTGACGTACGCGCTCGACCGCCCGGCCGACCACAGGGCCGTCCGGAGGCGCGTGCTCGACCACTACCTACGCGTCGCCCGTGACGCGGCGAGGCTGGTCGACACCGGTTGGCAGCCGCTCGATCCGCCGCCCCTGCCCGCCGACACGGCACCGCCGGCGTTTGCCGACCACCGGGCCGCGCTGGCCTGGTTCACCATCGAACAGCGGGTGCTGCTGGCTGCCGTCGACGACGCGGTCGCGCACCGTTTCGACGCCCACGCCGGGCACCTCGCCCAGGCCCTCACTCCCCTGCTCAGCAGGCTGTCACAGTGGCACGACCTGGCCGCCGTACAGGCCAATGCGATCACTGTCGCGCAGCGCCTCGGTGATCCGCGGGCCGAGGCGCTGGCACACCGGGACCTGGCGCTGGCACACATCCAGTACCGCCGGTTCGGTGCGGCCCACCATCACCTTCAACGCGCGATGGCACGGTACGACCAGGCCGCCGACCGCCCGGGGCAGGCCAGCGCACACCTGCATCTCGCCTGGCTCTCCGACATCGAGGGCGACGCCCGGGCGGCACTGCCGCATGCCAGGCAGGCGCTGGCGTTGGCCAGCAGCATCGACGACCGGCTCGGCGAGGCTGCTGCGCTCAACGCGCTCGGCTGGAGCCACGCGCGGCTGGACGAGCACGACCGCGCCATCTCCTACTGCGAGCAGGCGCTCGCGCTCTACGAGAAGGCCGAGGACCGGCTCGGCGCGGCCCACACCTGGGACAGCCTCGGCTTCGCCTATCAGGGCCTCGGGAAACATCCGACCGCGGCGGACTGCTACCGGCGCGCTCTGGCGCTCTATTCCGACGTCCAGGACCCGTGCGGAAGGGCGGACACACTCGTCCGCCTCGGCGACACCCACCAGGCGGTGGGCGACCACGACACCTCGGTCGACCTGTGGCGACAGGCGTTGGCGATCCTCGACCGGGTCGGTCATCCGCAGGCCACGGCGCTGTCCGAGCGGCTTGAGGCGTACCGGTGA
- a CDS encoding alpha/beta hydrolase, which produces MLTTKSTTFRHPRGGARRRRRLLGSLSAVVAVLVALSLNAPPSLAGTTTPAGGGTGPVAANTASGGNGRIDWQACPEQPDDPGTRCGTLRLPVDWARPGGETFQLALARRPATDPAARIGVLVFNPGGPGLSGVDVALTAASQLGPDVLRRFDIVGFDPRGTVRSEPVRCSSALLGRHPSLTPANAAEFERLRTYNSQLRDDCRARSGPLFDHLDSVSVARDTDAIRAALGERQLSFYQWSYGTLIGQSYAELFPDRVRALVMDSVMDHSQGVREYFRSGAASNEALFHEFVKWCQRSPGCALHGRDVPALYDRLVRRADAGTLVDAATGTTLTWFELGFATFVNFFDATWADLANMLLALERGEPASLASPMVPVDGDTDLTEYALPAFCQDWSLPIDGFADWNRYLELSRAAAPHLRASPLAVRFGAICLGWTATNPQHQLRVRTSAPLLVLNGRYDPATPYDGAQRVVRQLGGRGHLVTYEGSGHASYPRTECTRRQVERYLITRTTPPVGASCPAAPV; this is translated from the coding sequence ATGTTGACCACGAAGAGCACCACCTTCCGGCATCCCCGCGGGGGCGCCCGGCGACGCCGACGGCTCCTCGGTAGCCTCTCGGCCGTCGTCGCGGTCCTGGTCGCCCTCTCGCTCAACGCTCCACCGTCGCTCGCTGGCACAACCACGCCGGCGGGCGGCGGCACCGGGCCGGTCGCCGCGAACACCGCCAGCGGTGGGAACGGTCGGATCGACTGGCAGGCGTGCCCGGAACAGCCCGACGATCCGGGTACGCGGTGCGGCACCCTGCGCCTGCCGGTCGACTGGGCCCGTCCGGGCGGGGAGACCTTCCAACTGGCCCTGGCCCGGCGTCCCGCCACCGACCCGGCCGCCCGCATCGGTGTCCTGGTCTTCAACCCCGGCGGTCCCGGCCTGTCCGGGGTGGACGTGGCGCTGACGGCCGCCAGCCAGCTCGGGCCGGACGTGCTGCGCCGCTTCGACATCGTCGGCTTCGATCCGCGGGGCACGGTCCGCAGCGAACCGGTGCGTTGCTCGTCGGCGCTGCTGGGCCGGCACCCCTCCCTGACGCCCGCCAACGCTGCGGAGTTCGAGCGGCTCCGTACCTACAACAGCCAGTTGCGCGACGACTGCCGCGCCCGCAGTGGCCCGCTGTTCGACCACCTCGACAGTGTGAGCGTCGCGCGTGACACGGACGCCATCCGGGCCGCGCTCGGCGAGCGGCAGCTCAGCTTCTACCAGTGGTCCTACGGCACACTGATCGGGCAGTCCTACGCGGAGCTGTTTCCTGACCGCGTCCGCGCACTGGTCATGGACAGCGTGATGGACCACAGCCAGGGGGTCAGGGAATACTTCCGCAGCGGGGCGGCCAGCAACGAGGCGCTGTTCCACGAATTCGTGAAGTGGTGCCAGCGGAGCCCCGGCTGCGCGCTGCACGGACGCGATGTGCCGGCGCTCTACGACCGACTGGTGCGCCGCGCCGATGCCGGCACGCTTGTCGACGCGGCCACCGGCACCACGCTGACCTGGTTCGAGCTCGGGTTCGCGACATTCGTCAACTTCTTCGACGCGACCTGGGCCGATCTCGCGAACATGCTGCTCGCCCTGGAGCGGGGCGAGCCCGCCTCACTCGCGTCCCCGATGGTGCCGGTCGACGGCGACACGGACCTGACCGAGTACGCGCTACCGGCGTTCTGCCAGGACTGGTCGCTGCCGATCGACGGGTTCGCCGACTGGAACCGGTATCTCGAACTGTCCCGCGCCGCGGCACCGCACCTGCGGGCCTCCCCGTTGGCCGTCCGCTTCGGCGCGATCTGCCTGGGGTGGACGGCGACCAACCCACAACATCAGCTGCGGGTACGGACGAGCGCGCCGCTGCTGGTGCTCAACGGGCGGTACGACCCGGCCACCCCGTACGACGGGGCCCAGCGGGTGGTGCGTCAGCTCGGCGGCCGGGGCCACCTCGTCACCTACGAGGGGTCGGGCCACGCCAGCTACCCACGGACCGAGTGCACCCGTCGTCAGGTGGAGCGGTACCTCATCACCAGAACCACGCCACCGGTCGGCGCGAGCTGTCCGGCCGCCCCGGTCTGA
- a CDS encoding YybH family protein — MDRTHVEEWLATYERLWRTPGTDALVTLFTEDASYQQGPYWTPVVGLPAIARMWEKQRKGPDEVFQLTTEIVAVDGDTAVSRQEVRYGDPVDQEYRDLWVMRFADDGRCRSFEEWPFWPGQQPADPPDGS; from the coding sequence ATGGACAGGACGCACGTCGAGGAGTGGCTTGCCACCTACGAGCGGCTCTGGCGGACCCCGGGCACTGACGCGCTGGTCACGCTCTTCACCGAGGACGCGAGCTACCAGCAGGGGCCGTACTGGACCCCCGTCGTCGGCCTGCCGGCCATCGCCCGTATGTGGGAGAAGCAGCGCAAGGGCCCCGACGAGGTGTTCCAGCTGACCACGGAGATCGTCGCGGTCGACGGCGACACCGCCGTGTCGCGCCAGGAGGTCCGCTACGGCGACCCGGTCGACCAGGAGTACCGCGACCTGTGGGTCATGCGGTTCGCCGACGACGGACGGTGCCGCTCATTCGAGGAGTGGCCGTTCTGGCCGGGACAGCAACCCGCCGATCCGCCCGACGGCTCCTGA
- a CDS encoding alpha/beta hydrolase-fold protein: MPGTTVKADRTSPTGYTVTFVYRNPHATQVRLAGDLTLLDVGTGSTRYQPEEWQPGRYHAGGTEFLRDMARDPKGNWSVSLPLHAGGLSYWYRVWDPTQGWENKRIWDPASTNPRPPGESSFRVRNNDVLDAVYVPYAKKQNDPVLKERADYELPLADRAKRGTVRYVPYTTILGDSGHYLGVYLPANYDANRAEPYKVAYLAHGIFGDETDFMVPANVPNILDNMTARGEIEPTVVVTMGNHFTGTGLGFASYNQTNAANNLVQTILPLIERSYNVSTERSGRAYAGFSYGGMTGGVVIKNYPTTFAFYGHFSGNPSLTTQDYDTIANAVGDDDLSVFLGNGVFEGNLNAQNAIADNFRARGYSAATTQVPGAHDGMTAGQLFTIFARDHLWSGVDSVSVTPATVNLTTGWNWTRQFTAQVTTNEGVSPAVTWSVQGATSTGTTISAEGLLSVAAAETASSLTVVATSVVDPTRSRSAQVTLTPPGPARVTVKTKATPASVVRGDTFTLTVDVRAQHPHRKAATAVNGEVAVTFGGTTRVVPLRDGAAVVTLPTDGLPSGSYPVHVAYSGDRVHAPTAAVHQQLRVR, translated from the coding sequence GTGCCGGGTACGACGGTCAAGGCGGACCGCACCTCACCGACCGGTTACACAGTCACATTCGTCTACCGCAATCCCCATGCCACCCAGGTCCGTCTCGCCGGGGACCTGACCCTGCTCGACGTCGGCACCGGCAGCACGCGTTATCAGCCGGAAGAGTGGCAGCCGGGGCGCTACCACGCCGGCGGCACCGAGTTCCTCCGGGACATGGCGAGGGACCCGAAGGGAAACTGGTCGGTCTCGCTCCCGCTGCACGCCGGAGGTCTCAGCTACTGGTACCGCGTCTGGGACCCGACCCAGGGCTGGGAGAACAAGCGCATCTGGGATCCCGCCTCGACGAACCCTCGGCCGCCGGGCGAGTCCTCGTTCCGGGTCCGGAACAACGACGTCCTCGATGCCGTGTACGTGCCGTACGCCAAGAAGCAGAACGACCCGGTGCTGAAGGAGCGTGCGGACTACGAGTTGCCGCTGGCCGACCGCGCGAAGCGGGGAACCGTCCGGTACGTCCCGTACACCACGATCCTGGGTGACAGCGGCCACTACCTCGGCGTCTACCTGCCGGCCAACTACGACGCCAACCGCGCGGAGCCGTACAAGGTCGCCTATCTCGCCCACGGTATCTTCGGCGACGAGACCGACTTCATGGTCCCCGCGAACGTCCCGAACATCCTGGACAACATGACGGCCAGGGGCGAGATCGAGCCGACGGTGGTCGTCACCATGGGCAACCACTTCACGGGCACCGGCCTCGGCTTCGCGTCCTACAACCAGACCAACGCGGCCAACAACCTGGTCCAGACGATCCTGCCCCTCATCGAGCGCAGCTACAACGTCTCGACCGAGCGGTCCGGGCGCGCCTACGCCGGGTTCTCGTACGGCGGAATGACCGGCGGCGTCGTCATCAAGAACTACCCGACCACCTTCGCGTTCTACGGACACTTCTCCGGCAACCCGTCCCTCACCACCCAGGACTACGACACCATCGCGAACGCGGTCGGGGACGACGACCTCTCCGTCTTCCTCGGCAACGGTGTCTTCGAGGGCAACCTCAACGCCCAGAACGCCATCGCCGACAACTTCCGGGCCCGGGGGTACTCCGCCGCGACGACCCAGGTCCCCGGCGCGCACGACGGGATGACGGCGGGTCAACTGTTCACGATCTTCGCCCGGGATCACCTGTGGTCGGGGGTCGACTCCGTGTCGGTGACGCCGGCGACGGTGAACCTCACCACGGGCTGGAACTGGACCAGGCAGTTCACCGCGCAGGTGACGACCAACGAGGGTGTGAGCCCGGCGGTGACGTGGTCGGTTCAGGGTGCGACCTCCACCGGCACCACCATCTCCGCGGAGGGTCTGCTCTCGGTCGCCGCCGCGGAGACCGCGTCGTCGCTCACCGTCGTGGCGACGTCGGTGGTCGACCCGACCAGATCACGCTCGGCCCAGGTCACCCTGACGCCTCCGGGCCCCGCGCGAGTCACGGTGAAGACGAAGGCCACGCCCGCCTCGGTCGTCCGTGGTGACACGTTCACGCTGACCGTCGACGTGCGGGCGCAGCATCCGCACCGGAAAGCTGCCACGGCGGTGAACGGCGAGGTCGCCGTCACCTTCGGCGGCACCACCCGGGTGGTGCCGCTCCGCGATGGCGCGGCCGTCGTCACGCTGCCGACCGACGGGCTGCCCTCCGGGTCGTACCCGGTGCACGTCGCCTACTCCGGCGACCGGGTCCACGCCCCGACCGCGGCGGTCCACCAGCAGCTGCGGGTTCGCTGA
- a CDS encoding alpha/beta fold hydrolase — MPDPQPTIVLVHGAFAESASWNGVLERLSGAYDLVAVANPLRSLAGDAAYVRDVVRSIGGPVVLVGHSYGGMVITQAAAGDTSVRALVYVNAFAPDTGESALALSAKFPGSTLADTLVQYPVSTGGNEVAIGQDQYHAQFCADASDKLAALMARTQRPITEQALGDTLTGDPAWRSLASWFVFGDADKNIPAEVHRFMAERANPRGQREVVGGSHAMAVARPGEVAETIIEAVRGVS; from the coding sequence ATGCCTGATCCACAGCCCACCATCGTGCTCGTGCACGGCGCGTTCGCCGAGTCGGCGAGCTGGAACGGTGTGCTCGAGCGGCTGAGCGGCGCGTACGACTTGGTGGCCGTTGCGAACCCGCTGCGGAGCCTCGCCGGCGACGCCGCGTACGTGCGGGATGTGGTCCGTAGCATCGGTGGTCCGGTCGTCCTCGTCGGCCACTCGTACGGCGGCATGGTGATCACCCAGGCCGCAGCCGGCGACACTTCGGTGCGCGCCCTCGTGTACGTGAACGCCTTCGCCCCGGACACCGGTGAGTCGGCGCTTGCGCTGTCCGCGAAGTTCCCCGGCAGCACGCTCGCCGACACGCTGGTGCAGTACCCGGTGTCGACCGGTGGGAACGAGGTGGCGATCGGTCAGGACCAGTACCACGCGCAGTTCTGCGCGGACGCGTCGGACAAGCTGGCCGCGCTGATGGCGCGGACCCAGCGGCCGATCACCGAACAGGCCCTGGGCGACACGCTCACCGGCGACCCCGCCTGGCGATCGCTGGCCAGCTGGTTCGTGTTCGGGGACGCTGACAAGAACATTCCCGCCGAGGTGCACCGCTTCATGGCCGAGCGGGCCAATCCCCGGGGGCAGCGCGAGGTCGTCGGCGGCTCGCACGCGATGGCGGTGGCCCGGCCGGGTGAGGTCGCCGAGACGATCATCGAAGCGGTCCGGGGCGTGAGCTGA
- a CDS encoding DNA alkylation repair protein, translating into MATTTVTDVMAELAELEDPKAREVNARHGDDHGVHLGALRALGKRLKMQHDLARQLWATGDASARLLAVLICRPRAFERDELDAMVREARTPKVHDWLVNYVVKKSPHSDELRLAWFADADPVVASAGWALTTDRVTKNPGSLDLPGLLDVIETEMRDAPDRLQWAMNHCLAQIGIEHAEYRARAIDIGERLEVLKDYPTSPGCTSPFAPIWIGEMVRRAG; encoded by the coding sequence ATGGCTACGACGACGGTGACCGACGTGATGGCCGAGCTGGCCGAGTTGGAGGACCCGAAGGCACGGGAGGTGAACGCCAGACACGGTGACGATCATGGTGTGCACCTCGGCGCGCTTCGGGCCCTCGGGAAGCGGCTGAAGATGCAGCACGATCTCGCGCGCCAGCTCTGGGCGACGGGTGACGCCTCGGCGCGGCTGCTGGCAGTCCTGATCTGCCGTCCCAGGGCCTTCGAGCGGGACGAGTTGGACGCCATGGTGCGCGAGGCGCGCACCCCGAAGGTGCACGACTGGCTCGTGAACTACGTGGTGAAGAAGAGCCCGCACTCCGACGAGCTGCGACTGGCCTGGTTCGCCGACGCGGATCCCGTGGTCGCGAGTGCCGGCTGGGCGTTGACCACCGACCGCGTGACGAAGAATCCCGGGAGTCTCGACCTCCCGGGACTGCTCGATGTGATCGAGACCGAGATGAGGGACGCGCCGGATCGCCTGCAGTGGGCGATGAACCACTGCCTGGCGCAGATCGGCATCGAGCACGCCGAGTACCGCGCCCGGGCGATCGACATCGGCGAACGCCTGGAGGTGCTCAAGGATTACCCCACCTCCCCCGGCTGCACGTCCCCGTTCGCGCCGATCTGGATCGGCGAGATGGTGCGCAGAGCGGGATAA